A DNA window from Candidatus Methylomirabilota bacterium contains the following coding sequences:
- the rseP gene encoding RIP metalloprotease RseP gives MTSVLAFLVVIGVLIVIHELGHFVMARLSGVGVERFSIGFGPVLWRYRGPETEYCLSAIPMGGYVKMMGDDENPLEGGAGPTVDPAKAFNAKPLIARFLIVFAGPGMNFVLAAVIFALVFMIVGRPMLPATVGGVIPEGAAAKAGLAPGDRIRAIDGRPVEYWDEIARLVRDGQGKSLDLTVTGPAGAERRLSLAPTRVMEKDIFGDEREIWDLGIVPHVAPTIGDAVAGYPAAQAGLRSGDTVISIEGRPVVTWNDLAETISKRADQPTRLEVRRGSETLTVTLTPKAVKDRGLDGKETTVGRIGISPQPAASYVRSNPLAAVRDGVEKTAEVTALTAVGLWKIVVGQLDRSNIGGPIQIAQAAGEQARHGLPSLAFFTAVISVNLALLNLLPVPMLDGGHLLFFVCEAVLGRPLSLRKREVAQQVGFVLLLMLMVFAVYNDLVRIDVFRFFR, from the coding sequence ATGACGTCTGTCCTCGCCTTCCTCGTCGTCATCGGTGTCCTCATCGTGATACACGAGCTGGGCCACTTCGTGATGGCCCGGCTCTCCGGCGTGGGCGTGGAGCGCTTCTCGATCGGCTTCGGCCCCGTGCTGTGGCGCTATCGCGGCCCGGAGACCGAGTACTGCCTGTCCGCGATTCCCATGGGCGGCTACGTGAAGATGATGGGCGACGACGAGAACCCGCTGGAGGGCGGCGCCGGTCCCACCGTGGATCCGGCGAAGGCCTTCAACGCAAAGCCCCTCATCGCGCGCTTCCTCATCGTGTTCGCGGGGCCGGGGATGAACTTCGTGCTCGCCGCGGTGATCTTCGCCCTCGTGTTCATGATCGTGGGGCGGCCCATGCTGCCCGCGACCGTGGGCGGGGTCATCCCGGAGGGCGCGGCGGCCAAGGCGGGGCTCGCCCCGGGCGACCGCATCCGCGCCATTGACGGGCGACCCGTGGAGTACTGGGACGAGATCGCCCGGCTCGTCCGCGACGGCCAGGGCAAGTCCCTCGACCTCACGGTCACCGGACCGGCGGGCGCCGAGCGCCGGCTCAGCCTCGCGCCCACCCGCGTCATGGAGAAGGACATCTTCGGGGACGAGCGCGAGATCTGGGACCTCGGCATCGTCCCCCACGTCGCCCCCACCATCGGGGACGCGGTGGCGGGCTATCCCGCCGCCCAGGCGGGCCTGCGCTCCGGCGACACCGTGATCTCGATCGAGGGCCGTCCCGTGGTCACGTGGAACGATCTCGCCGAGACCATCAGCAAGCGGGCCGATCAGCCCACGCGCCTCGAGGTGAGGCGCGGGAGCGAGACCCTCACGGTCACCCTGACGCCGAAGGCGGTCAAGGACCGGGGTCTGGACGGCAAGGAGACCACGGTCGGGCGCATCGGTATCAGCCCGCAGCCCGCCGCCAGCTACGTGCGCTCGAATCCCCTGGCGGCGGTGCGCGATGGCGTCGAGAAGACCGCCGAGGTCACCGCGCTCACCGCGGTCGGGCTCTGGAAGATCGTGGTGGGCCAGCTCGACCGGTCGAACATCGGGGGACCGATCCAGATCGCTCAGGCCGCGGGCGAGCAGGCCCGTCACGGGCTGCCCAGCCTGGCATTCTTCACCGCGGTGATCAGCGTGAACCTCGCCCTGCTGAACCTCCTGCCGGTGCCCATGCTGGACGGCGGGCACCTGCTCTTCTTCGTCTGCGAGGCCGTGCTCGGGCGCCCGCTCTCGCTGCGAAAGCGCGAAGTCGCCCAGCAGGTGGGCTTCGTCCTGCTGCTCATGCTGATGGTGTTCGCGGTCTACAACGATCTGGTGCGGATCGACGTCTTCCGATTCTTCCGCTAA
- a CDS encoding 1-deoxy-D-xylulose-5-phosphate reductoisomerase — translation MKRLILLGATGSVGRRALELVDQFPGDFRVEGLAARGSNPELVADLCLKHRPRALALADPAAVDAVARLLPRPHPEILRGEAGLAALAGELPADLVLSAIVGGAGLLPTMAAIRAGKTVALANKEPLVMAGALMTAAARARGVAMLPVDSEHSAIFQCLVGHNRSEVHRILLTASGGPFRRMSKAELEHVTVEQALNHPTWKMGAKITVDSATLMNKGLEIIEARWLFDLEPAQVQVIVHPQSIIHSMVEYVDGSVIAQLGVADMGIPILYAFTYPGRLPAAAERLDLAKLAALTFEEPDADRFPCLALARRALVEGGVAPVALNAANEIAVAAFLSGRIRFVQIPALIARALDTVPPRRLDDLETCVAVDAETRRLVAGWLPAGAAA, via the coding sequence ATGAAGCGGCTGATCCTCCTCGGCGCCACCGGCTCGGTCGGCCGCCGCGCGCTCGAGCTCGTGGATCAGTTCCCCGGCGACTTCCGCGTGGAAGGCCTGGCCGCGCGCGGCTCGAACCCGGAGCTGGTGGCGGATCTCTGCTTGAAGCATCGCCCGCGCGCGCTCGCCCTCGCCGACCCCGCCGCGGTGGACGCGGTGGCGCGCCTGCTGCCTCGCCCGCACCCCGAGATCCTGCGCGGCGAGGCCGGTCTCGCCGCGCTCGCCGGCGAGCTGCCCGCCGATCTCGTCCTCTCCGCGATCGTGGGCGGAGCGGGCCTGCTCCCCACCATGGCGGCCATCCGGGCGGGCAAGACGGTGGCGCTCGCCAACAAGGAGCCGCTGGTGATGGCAGGCGCCCTGATGACCGCCGCGGCCCGCGCGCGGGGAGTGGCGATGCTCCCCGTGGATTCCGAGCACAGCGCGATCTTCCAGTGCCTGGTGGGCCACAACCGCTCGGAAGTGCACCGCATCCTCCTGACCGCCTCGGGGGGCCCGTTCCGTCGCATGTCCAAGGCCGAGCTCGAGCACGTCACGGTGGAGCAGGCGCTCAACCATCCCACGTGGAAGATGGGCGCCAAGATCACGGTGGATTCCGCCACGCTCATGAACAAGGGACTGGAGATCATCGAGGCGCGGTGGCTGTTCGACCTCGAGCCCGCGCAGGTGCAGGTGATCGTGCACCCGCAGTCCATCATCCACTCGATGGTGGAGTACGTGGACGGGTCGGTGATCGCGCAGCTCGGCGTGGCCGACATGGGCATTCCCATCCTCTACGCGTTCACCTATCCGGGCCGGCTCCCCGCCGCCGCGGAGCGGCTCGATCTCGCCAAGCTCGCCGCCCTGACCTTCGAGGAGCCCGACGCCGACCGCTTCCCGTGCCTGGCTCTCGCGCGCCGCGCGCTGGTGGAGGGTGGCGTCGCGCCGGTCGCGCTCAACGCCGCCAACGAGATCGCGGTCGCCGCTTTCCTCTCCGGGCGCATCCGCTTCGTGCAGATCCCGGCCCTGATCGCGCGGGCCCTTGACACCGTGCCGCCGCGCCGGCTCGACGATCTCGAGACCTGCGTGGCCGTCGATGCGGAGACGCGCCGCCTGGTAGCGGGCTGGTTGCCCGCGGGAGCCGCAGCATGA
- a CDS encoding phosphatidate cytidylyltransferase codes for MAEASGVPIPADAPLPSRGAALLKRGLSTLVLLPVFVWIVMGAPIWVFGATVVLVASLGQWELTGMFERAGIRVFRALGLVGGTLVTASFALPISERFAFTGVLLLTLCAMLWPPREGHIDWQGMTVTAFGIAYVNWLLGYAFWLRDLQAGKEWVLLLVLVTWLGETAAYLVGSALGRHALAPLISPKKTVEGAAAQLVVSVVAALIARAWFFPALPLSGAVLVGLMLGVVGQVGDLVESALKRSVGVKDTGRLIPGHGGMLDRIDSLLFNTPVLFYYAVHVRGAS; via the coding sequence ATGGCGGAAGCGAGCGGCGTGCCCATCCCCGCCGACGCGCCGCTGCCCTCGCGGGGAGCGGCGCTCCTCAAGCGGGGGCTGAGCACGCTCGTGCTCCTGCCCGTGTTCGTGTGGATCGTGATGGGCGCGCCGATCTGGGTGTTCGGGGCGACGGTGGTGCTGGTGGCGTCACTGGGGCAGTGGGAGCTCACCGGCATGTTCGAGCGAGCGGGCATCCGCGTCTTCCGCGCCCTCGGGCTCGTGGGCGGCACCCTGGTGACGGCGAGCTTCGCCCTGCCCATCTCGGAGCGCTTCGCGTTCACCGGTGTGCTGCTGCTCACGCTCTGCGCGATGCTCTGGCCGCCCCGCGAGGGACACATCGACTGGCAAGGGATGACGGTGACCGCGTTCGGCATCGCCTACGTGAACTGGCTGCTCGGCTATGCCTTCTGGCTGCGCGATCTCCAGGCCGGGAAGGAGTGGGTGCTGCTCCTCGTGTTGGTCACGTGGCTCGGCGAGACCGCCGCCTACCTCGTGGGCTCGGCCCTCGGCCGGCACGCCCTCGCCCCGCTGATCAGCCCCAAGAAGACGGTGGAGGGCGCCGCCGCCCAGCTCGTGGTCTCGGTCGTCGCCGCGCTGATCGCTCGGGCGTGGTTCTTCCCCGCGCTGCCCCTGTCCGGAGCCGTCCTCGTGGGGCTGATGCTCGGCGTGGTGGGGCAGGTGGGCGACCTGGTCGAATCGGCGCTCAAGCGCAGCGTGGGGGTGAAGGATACCGGCCGCCTCATCCCCGGCCACGGCGGCATGCTCGATCGCATCGACAGCCTGCTCTTCAACACGCCCGTGCTCTTCTACTACGCCGTCCACGTGCGGGGCGCGTCATGA
- a CDS encoding isoprenyl transferase, protein MRVLARPRPRHIAIIMDGNGRWATRRGLPRVAGHHQGVKAVRETVRAAGELGVEFLTLYAFSSENWQRPENEVSFLMTLLERTIDGELPDLQAKNVRFRVIGRADGIPARVRRRVDHVVAETAANTGLTLVLALNYGGRDELVDAVRRLAEEVRAGARDPGEIDEAAVSRVLYTDGMPDPDLLIRTSGEMRVSNFLLWQIAYTELWVTPTLWPDFGGRDLCVAIADYQRRDRRFGRV, encoded by the coding sequence ATGCGGGTGCTGGCCCGCCCGCGCCCCCGTCACATCGCCATCATCATGGACGGCAACGGCCGGTGGGCGACCCGGCGCGGGCTGCCCCGCGTGGCCGGACACCATCAGGGCGTGAAGGCGGTGCGCGAGACGGTGCGCGCGGCGGGCGAGCTGGGTGTGGAGTTCCTCACGCTCTACGCGTTCTCCTCGGAGAACTGGCAGCGTCCCGAGAACGAGGTGTCGTTCCTCATGACCCTGCTCGAGCGGACCATCGACGGGGAGCTGCCCGATCTGCAGGCCAAGAACGTCCGATTCCGCGTGATCGGCCGGGCCGACGGGATCCCCGCGCGGGTGCGGCGCCGCGTGGACCACGTGGTGGCGGAGACCGCCGCCAACACCGGCCTCACCCTCGTCCTCGCGCTGAACTACGGCGGGCGCGACGAGCTGGTGGACGCGGTGCGGCGGCTCGCCGAGGAGGTGCGCGCCGGCGCGCGCGATCCCGGCGAGATCGACGAGGCGGCGGTGTCGCGGGTGCTCTACACCGACGGCATGCCGGATCCCGATCTCCTGATCCGCACCAGCGGCGAGATGCGCGTGTCGAACTTTCTCCTGTGGCAGATCGCCTACACCGAGCTGTGGGTGACGCCCACGCTCTGGCCCGACTTCGGCGGGCGCGACCTCTGTGTGGCGATCGCCGACTACCAGCGCCGCGACCGCCGTTTCGGGCGGGTGTGA